One region of Halohasta litchfieldiae genomic DNA includes:
- a CDS encoding TrkH family potassium uptake protein: protein MKWRVDWVASVSMVGTIIKYLAVTMVIPLMVSIIYMRDIWVFVAAIGITLLVGFGLERLDKDPDLGPTEALLLVSLSWLAVAVVGSIPYLLAGYGTESMLRLPINALFESMSGVTTTGSTVTAELSFDRHSHAVLMWRQLTQWLGGMGIIVLMIAILPELAVNGAQLMESEAPGPELQKLTPRIAETARALWLIYFGFTLVLIGLLYGAHLLGFAPNMNLYNAIAHGFSTLPTGGFSPQADSIAAFGAVVQWIIIPFMVIAGVNFALFWHVLRGEFRTMVDNPEFRWYMGAIGVLIAVLSVILVRGAAPAMELGGVTEGLTENTIRQAAFQIASLMNSTGYATANFAQWDEHAQVVLLFVMFIGGSAGSTGGGVKVVRWLITLKAIRRELYTTIHPDAVSPVRLGGQVVDEDAIRGIMVFTLLYIFLFGVAAVFLSLDSARIGYELSTLEAISASLATLGNIGPGFGSLGPFGSFREFSDLSKFLMIFLMWIGRLEIVPVLALFVGRLKDR from the coding sequence ATGAAATGGCGAGTTGACTGGGTTGCGAGTGTGAGCATGGTCGGAACCATCATCAAATATCTCGCCGTGACGATGGTAATTCCGCTCATGGTCTCGATCATCTACATGCGAGACATCTGGGTGTTCGTCGCCGCAATCGGGATTACGCTGCTCGTTGGGTTCGGTCTCGAACGACTCGATAAGGACCCAGATCTCGGGCCAACCGAGGCACTGTTGCTCGTCTCATTGTCGTGGCTTGCTGTCGCTGTTGTCGGATCGATCCCGTATCTGCTTGCCGGGTATGGGACCGAATCTATGCTTCGCCTCCCGATCAATGCGCTCTTCGAGTCGATGAGCGGCGTGACGACAACGGGGTCGACGGTGACTGCCGAACTCAGCTTCGACCGCCACTCACATGCGGTGTTGATGTGGCGACAGCTTACCCAGTGGCTCGGTGGGATGGGTATCATCGTCCTGATGATCGCCATCCTGCCGGAACTCGCAGTCAACGGAGCCCAACTGATGGAGTCGGAAGCACCGGGGCCGGAACTCCAGAAGCTCACGCCACGAATCGCTGAAACTGCCCGCGCACTGTGGCTGATCTATTTCGGCTTCACGCTGGTGTTGATCGGTCTACTGTACGGGGCCCATTTGCTCGGGTTCGCACCCAATATGAACCTGTACAACGCGATTGCCCATGGGTTCTCCACGCTTCCGACCGGTGGATTCTCACCACAGGCCGACAGTATTGCAGCCTTCGGTGCGGTTGTCCAGTGGATCATTATCCCGTTTATGGTGATCGCAGGCGTCAATTTCGCGCTGTTCTGGCACGTTCTCAGAGGCGAGTTCCGAACCATGGTCGACAATCCCGAATTCCGGTGGTACATGGGAGCGATTGGCGTGCTTATCGCCGTGCTGTCGGTGATTCTGGTCCGTGGGGCCGCGCCAGCGATGGAACTCGGTGGGGTTACAGAGGGGCTGACGGAGAATACGATCCGACAGGCAGCATTCCAGATCGCCTCACTGATGAACTCGACTGGCTATGCGACTGCCAACTTTGCACAGTGGGATGAACATGCACAGGTTGTGTTGCTCTTTGTGATGTTCATCGGTGGGTCGGCTGGCTCGACTGGTGGAGGTGTCAAAGTCGTTCGCTGGCTTATTACGCTGAAGGCGATCCGCCGGGAGCTGTACACCACCATCCATCCCGATGCTGTCAGTCCGGTTCGACTCGGCGGACAGGTTGTCGACGAGGATGCGATCCGCGGCATCATGGTGTTTACACTGCTCTACATCTTCCTGTTTGGAGTCGCAGCGGTGTTTCTGAGCCTCGACTCGGCACGCATCGGCTACGAACTGTCGACCTTGGAGGCAATCAGTGCCTCGCTGGCAACACTCGGGAACATTGGACCGGGGTTCGGCTCGCTCGGTCCGTTTGGAAGCTT
- a CDS encoding amino acid permease, producing the protein MSDEELAKDLTLTSALTIGIGTMIGAGIFVLPGEAVQQAGPLAAGAFVLGGVIAIFTALSASELGTAMPKSGGAYFYINRSLGPLFGSIAGWGNWIGLTFASAFYMFGFGQYVIAFKPLLTEIVSAAPFGDLVIAALEIPGLILAPIPLSSAKIIALLGAVFFVAVNYFGAKETGKLQNIIVFILMGILTVFTLFGVLNADLQTLRPIDPQGYTPLLPLTGLIFVSYLGFVQITSVAEEIQDPGRNLPIAIVGSVVIVTVIYALVLLAVLAAVPNSVVAGNDTAVVDVAQILMGPLGALALLFGGLLATASSANASILSSSRINFAMGRDKIVSPQLNEVHERFGTPYKSIALTGVLIVLFILVGNLELLATAGSVLHLVVYGLLNIGLIVMREADPDEYEPDFTVPLYPIVPILGAVLSFALIGFIQPRSSLLLCAVFVALSVVWYLVYARSRTTSEGVLSEYILSRSEEMPDAAVSAASSVKPDGGEYRVMVPLSNPRTERDLIELGSLLAKANDGTVVATHIVQVPDQTPLYAGSEHVDRIDAESEKLLEAAREDAETFGANVETKTILSHRSFEEVFDAAKTDKADLVVMGWNPGSPLSAGRVEGPIDELTSNLPCDFLVLKDRGFDLSNVLLPTAGGASSDLSAEIARILLQRGSDVSLLHVVDDDSEREAGETFLSEWAADHGLDEATQIVDDSGDIEGSIAHHAEDRSMVIIGATREGLLSRLVRGSLAFDVLNDVDCSVLLAERPSQRSIMDRLFGR; encoded by the coding sequence ATGAGTGACGAAGAACTCGCCAAAGACCTGACGCTCACCTCGGCACTGACCATCGGAATCGGGACGATGATCGGGGCTGGGATTTTCGTCCTGCCGGGGGAGGCTGTCCAGCAGGCAGGACCGCTTGCAGCCGGGGCGTTCGTCCTCGGTGGCGTTATTGCGATCTTTACGGCGCTGTCGGCCAGCGAACTCGGCACAGCGATGCCGAAATCGGGTGGTGCCTACTTCTATATCAATCGCTCGCTCGGGCCGCTGTTCGGCTCGATTGCTGGCTGGGGCAACTGGATCGGGCTCACCTTCGCCTCGGCGTTTTACATGTTCGGCTTCGGCCAGTACGTCATTGCTTTCAAACCGCTGTTGACCGAGATCGTCTCGGCGGCTCCGTTCGGTGATCTCGTCATTGCAGCGCTCGAAATCCCCGGTCTCATTTTGGCTCCGATTCCACTGTCAAGTGCGAAAATCATCGCGCTTCTCGGCGCGGTCTTTTTCGTCGCCGTCAACTACTTCGGCGCGAAAGAAACTGGCAAACTCCAGAACATTATCGTGTTTATCCTGATGGGGATTCTGACAGTCTTTACGCTGTTCGGGGTCCTCAATGCTGATCTCCAGACACTCCGGCCAATCGATCCGCAGGGGTACACACCGCTGCTGCCGCTCACCGGACTCATTTTCGTCTCCTATTTGGGGTTCGTCCAGATTACTTCGGTCGCCGAGGAAATCCAAGATCCCGGACGTAATCTGCCGATTGCGATTGTCGGCAGCGTCGTCATCGTCACCGTCATCTACGCGCTGGTGCTACTGGCCGTGTTGGCTGCGGTCCCCAACAGCGTCGTGGCCGGCAACGATACCGCCGTGGTCGACGTGGCCCAGATTCTGATGGGGCCACTGGGGGCGTTGGCACTGCTGTTCGGTGGGCTGTTGGCAACCGCCTCCTCGGCAAACGCCTCGATTCTTTCGTCGTCGCGGATCAACTTTGCTATGGGCCGCGATAAGATCGTCTCACCGCAACTCAACGAGGTCCACGAGCGGTTCGGAACGCCGTACAAATCAATCGCGCTCACGGGCGTACTGATTGTCCTGTTCATCCTCGTCGGCAATCTCGAACTGTTGGCGACCGCGGGGAGCGTCCTCCACTTGGTCGTCTACGGACTGCTGAACATCGGTCTGATCGTGATGCGCGAGGCCGATCCTGACGAGTACGAACCGGATTTCACCGTCCCCCTGTACCCGATTGTGCCGATTCTCGGTGCGGTCCTCTCGTTTGCGTTGATCGGCTTTATTCAGCCACGGAGTTCGCTCCTCCTCTGTGCGGTCTTCGTGGCGCTGTCTGTCGTCTGGTATCTCGTGTATGCTCGCTCGCGGACGACCAGCGAGGGCGTGCTCTCGGAGTACATTCTCTCGCGCTCCGAGGAGATGCCCGACGCAGCGGTCTCTGCGGCCTCCTCTGTCAAACCTGATGGCGGCGAGTACCGCGTGATGGTGCCGCTGTCGAACCCCCGAACCGAGCGCGACCTGATCGAACTCGGGAGCCTCCTTGCCAAGGCCAACGACGGCACGGTCGTCGCGACCCACATCGTCCAAGTGCCGGATCAGACGCCGCTGTATGCAGGTTCGGAGCACGTCGACCGGATCGATGCCGAATCCGAGAAACTGCTGGAAGCCGCCCGCGAGGATGCCGAAACCTTCGGTGCAAACGTCGAGACGAAGACGATTCTCTCCCATCGATCCTTCGAGGAAGTCTTCGATGCCGCCAAAACTGACAAGGCGGATCTGGTCGTGATGGGTTGGAACCCCGGTTCACCGCTGTCAGCTGGCCGCGTCGAGGGGCCAATCGACGAACTCACGAGCAATCTGCCGTGTGATTTCCTCGTGCTGAAAGACCGCGGGTTCGATCTGTCGAACGTGCTGCTGCCAACTGCTGGCGGTGCCAGTTCGGACCTCAGTGCCGAAATCGCCCGGATCCTGCTTCAGCGTGGGTCGGATGTCTCACTGCTCCACGTTGTCGACGACGACTCCGAACGCGAGGCAGGCGAAACGTTCCTCTCGGAGTGGGCCGCCGACCATGGGCTCGACGAGGCGACCCAAATCGTCGACGACTCCGGCGACATCGAGGGCTCGATTGCCCACCATGCCGAAGATCGGTCGATGGTGATCATCGGAGCCACCCGCGAGGGGCTGCTCTCGCGGCTCGTCCGTGGCTCGCTGGCCTTCGACGTGCTCAACGATGTCGACTGTTCGGTCCTGCTGGCCGAGCGACCATCCCAGCGGTCGATTATGGATCGACTGTTCGGGCGGTGA
- a CDS encoding universal stress protein — protein MAQPVDTALLSHVLVPVATAEDARATAQRLAPYTPDHVTALHVVEKGGGSPDKTPVEQSEEMAAEAFAAVREEFPDAETHTAYSRNVVKAIFEAAEEVDASAIAYRSRGGNRLVQFLSGDRSLKLVTQADRPVIALPRVDSDDE, from the coding sequence ATGGCTCAGCCAGTCGACACAGCACTGTTGTCTCATGTTCTCGTGCCCGTTGCGACGGCCGAAGACGCGCGAGCGACTGCCCAACGGCTCGCCCCATACACCCCCGACCACGTGACCGCACTCCACGTCGTCGAAAAGGGTGGTGGCTCTCCGGATAAGACACCCGTCGAGCAGTCCGAAGAGATGGCCGCGGAGGCGTTTGCGGCCGTCCGTGAGGAGTTCCCCGATGCAGAGACACACACCGCCTACAGCCGGAACGTCGTGAAAGCAATCTTTGAGGCCGCCGAGGAGGTCGACGCAAGCGCCATCGCCTACCGTTCTCGTGGCGGCAACCGACTCGTCCAGTTTTTGTCCGGCGACCGCTCGCTCAAACTCGTGACGCAGGCCGACCGGCCTGTGATCGCACTGCCGCGTGTCGACAGCGACGACGAGTAG
- a CDS encoding Lrp/AsnC family transcriptional regulator translates to MDEQLDAIDRRVVYELMADARNTSAPEIATAVDVSPATIRNRISQLEEAGVITGYHAQVDFEAADGRLTNLYFCNAPVAERESFASKVRAIPGVINVRELMTGRRNLHVLAVGEAIDDLRRIARAISSLGIEIEDEDLVQTDSVHPYSPYGPEPDEQRKTLSDFTSLAGGSEIVEVTAGEDAPIVGRQLSGASRRGILDDDTLVIAIEREGMVLTPHGETQIEAGDLVTLFSRGGIADETLASFRQRE, encoded by the coding sequence ATGGACGAGCAACTCGACGCAATCGACCGGCGGGTGGTCTACGAGCTGATGGCCGACGCCCGCAACACGTCGGCCCCGGAGATCGCCACCGCAGTCGACGTCTCACCGGCGACGATCAGAAACCGAATCAGCCAACTTGAGGAGGCAGGCGTTATCACTGGCTACCACGCACAGGTTGACTTCGAGGCCGCCGACGGTCGACTCACAAACCTCTATTTCTGTAACGCGCCGGTCGCCGAACGCGAGTCGTTTGCGAGCAAAGTGCGGGCGATTCCCGGCGTGATCAACGTCCGCGAACTGATGACCGGTCGACGGAACCTCCACGTCCTCGCAGTCGGTGAGGCAATCGACGATCTGCGGCGGATCGCGCGTGCGATCTCAAGTCTGGGCATCGAGATCGAAGACGAGGATCTGGTCCAAACTGATTCGGTCCATCCCTACTCACCGTATGGGCCTGAACCGGACGAACAGCGAAAGACGCTGTCGGATTTCACGAGTTTGGCTGGCGGCTCAGAAATCGTTGAAGTAACCGCGGGCGAGGACGCACCGATTGTGGGTCGACAGCTTTCAGGGGCCAGTCGACGTGGTATTCTCGACGACGATACGCTCGTGATCGCCATCGAACGAGAGGGGATGGTGTTGACGCCGCACGGCGAGACACAGATCGAAGCCGGAGATCTCGTGACGCTGTTTTCGCGTGGCGGCATCGCCGACGAGACGCTTGCCTCGTTTCGACAACGCGAGTAG
- a CDS encoding formate/nitrite transporter family protein, producing MSEPNGNGQEDSVRDAVERSRSGAPAVGEVLRDRFSADEVFQRVVAAADEEITSGSRELFFSAVAAGFAITITFLLYVSMSAATDNAVVGTLLYPLGFIYIIIGGYQLYTENTLPPVALTLERLASIPTLFRHWGIVLAGNFTGGAMGAISLVYGGIFEPESQLKAIEIAEKGAIYTEWWSLFFKAVFAGLIVAGVVWVGFAAGDTVSRLLVVYLAFLAIPNGNLFHVVVSFTEVIYLVLETNYSLVTGMTSFVLPVLLGNTLGGVVLVTVVNYFQTSEERLESARFEGLNRRLTLPEWTFGRFAGRSYVPILDAAEAALVGEDRYRIMVPITNPRTDIPIVELACRVASHRENATVHVVHIVQAPKKMSLATGGNSERIEAESDKRMADIHALGEECGINIRVSSLASHHSFEEVFDMARRTRPDLVVMEWGEDQLWNAARAERPLDEITNQLPCDFAIINDRGLDTSRILIPTAGGPDSGLSAEVAAALQATTGAEVALLHVVDSPDERQAGEAFLESWAAEHELEDAAFIVDDSGNVEAAIERESRDATLIAIGATEKGLISRLATDSLHLDVVNDVECSVLLAERPSSRSLVKRLFGKGRHEQSEPQLES from the coding sequence ATGAGCGAACCGAACGGCAATGGGCAAGAAGACTCGGTGCGGGACGCCGTCGAACGGTCCAGGAGCGGCGCACCCGCAGTCGGTGAGGTCCTCCGCGACCGGTTTTCGGCGGATGAAGTGTTTCAACGGGTCGTGGCGGCCGCCGACGAGGAGATTACCTCCGGCAGCCGCGAGCTGTTTTTCAGCGCGGTCGCCGCCGGTTTTGCGATCACGATCACCTTCTTGCTCTACGTCTCGATGTCCGCGGCTACCGACAACGCCGTCGTCGGCACACTGCTGTATCCGCTTGGATTCATTTATATTATTATCGGTGGCTATCAGCTGTACACCGAAAACACGCTGCCGCCGGTCGCGCTGACGCTCGAACGGCTGGCGAGTATCCCGACGCTGTTTCGCCACTGGGGGATCGTACTGGCGGGTAACTTCACTGGGGGGGCGATGGGTGCGATCTCGCTGGTCTACGGCGGGATCTTCGAGCCCGAAAGCCAGCTCAAGGCCATCGAGATCGCCGAGAAAGGCGCAATCTACACCGAGTGGTGGTCACTGTTTTTCAAGGCGGTCTTTGCTGGCCTGATCGTCGCCGGTGTCGTCTGGGTTGGCTTCGCGGCGGGCGATACCGTCTCCCGACTCTTGGTCGTCTATCTCGCCTTCCTCGCGATTCCGAACGGCAACCTGTTCCACGTCGTCGTTTCGTTCACCGAGGTTATCTATCTCGTCTTGGAAACGAACTACTCGCTTGTCACCGGCATGACGAGCTTCGTGCTTCCCGTCCTGCTTGGGAATACGCTCGGTGGGGTGGTCCTCGTGACGGTCGTCAACTACTTCCAGACCAGCGAAGAGCGGCTCGAATCCGCCCGGTTCGAAGGGCTGAACCGTCGACTCACCCTTCCCGAATGGACCTTCGGTCGCTTCGCGGGCCGGTCGTACGTCCCGATCCTCGATGCCGCCGAGGCCGCCCTTGTCGGCGAGGACCGCTACCGAATTATGGTTCCGATCACGAACCCGCGGACCGATATCCCGATTGTCGAACTCGCCTGTCGGGTCGCTAGCCATCGCGAGAACGCCACCGTCCACGTCGTCCACATCGTTCAGGCACCGAAGAAGATGTCGCTGGCGACCGGCGGGAACTCCGAGCGGATTGAGGCTGAATCCGACAAGCGAATGGCCGACATCCACGCGCTGGGCGAGGAGTGCGGCATCAACATTAGGGTCTCGTCGCTCGCCAGCCACCACTCCTTCGAGGAGGTCTTCGACATGGCCCGCCGCACCCGGCCTGATCTGGTCGTCATGGAGTGGGGCGAAGATCAGCTCTGGAACGCCGCCCGCGCCGAGCGGCCGCTCGACGAGATTACCAACCAGCTACCCTGCGATTTCGCCATCATCAACGACCGCGGGCTCGACACCTCCCGTATCCTGATCCCGACCGCTGGGGGCCCGGATTCGGGACTGAGCGCCGAGGTTGCGGCGGCCCTGCAGGCGACGACCGGCGCGGAGGTCGCACTGCTCCACGTCGTCGACAGTCCCGACGAACGCCAAGCGGGCGAGGCCTTCCTCGAATCGTGGGCCGCCGAACACGAACTCGAAGACGCCGCGTTCATCGTCGACGACTCCGGCAATGTCGAAGCCGCCATCGAACGCGAGTCCCGAGATGCGACACTGATCGCCATCGGTGCGACCGAGAAGGGGCTGATCTCCCGGCTTGCGACCGATTCGCTCCATCTGGATGTCGTCAACGACGTCGAGTGTTCGGTACTCTTGGCCGAACGGCCCTCCTCTCGGTCGCTGGTCAAGCGACTGTTCGGGAAGGGTCGACACGAACAATCCGAACCGCAGCTGGAGTCGTAG
- the deoC gene encoding deoxyribose-phosphate aldolase produces the protein MDRQELAGRIDHTVLGPETTPKDVDRVVRETVDHGMNVCIPPCYVATTAEQAPPTLTIATVIGFPHGQDSPEIKREAGASAWKSGADELDVVINIGRLKAGDTEAVTDEIAEIVAAVPIPVKVIIETALLTDAEKRRACQAAVAADAAMVKTSTGFVDAEPAGATVADVELMAAYLPVKASGGIGDYETAMAMIEAGADRIGASSGVDVLAGAPE, from the coding sequence ATGGACCGTCAGGAACTCGCCGGGCGAATCGATCACACGGTACTCGGGCCGGAGACGACCCCCAAGGACGTCGACCGCGTCGTCAGGGAGACAGTCGACCACGGGATGAACGTCTGTATTCCGCCCTGTTATGTGGCGACTACCGCCGAGCAGGCACCGCCTACCCTCACGATTGCCACCGTCATCGGCTTCCCACACGGACAGGACTCTCCTGAAATCAAGCGTGAGGCAGGAGCCTCTGCATGGAAATCGGGCGCCGACGAACTCGATGTCGTCATCAATATTGGTCGACTCAAAGCCGGCGACACCGAGGCCGTCACTGACGAAATCGCCGAAATCGTCGCCGCCGTTCCGATCCCGGTCAAGGTGATCATCGAGACGGCACTGCTGACTGACGCCGAAAAACGCCGCGCCTGTCAGGCCGCGGTTGCGGCGGATGCAGCGATGGTTAAAACGTCGACTGGCTTTGTCGACGCCGAGCCCGCTGGGGCCACAGTTGCGGATGTCGAACTGATGGCAGCGTATCTGCCGGTAAAGGCCAGCGGCGGTATTGGGGACTACGAAACGGCGATGGCGATGATCGAGGCAGGAGCCGACCGAATCGGAGCCTCCAGTGGGGTCGACGTTCTTGCGGGAGCTCCGGAGTAG
- a CDS encoding DUF63 family protein, producing the protein MVLLPEGFSLPPLPYLGGLLIAVAAVGYGLSRRRPPVTARHILAFAPWMVVGSSLHVLHVIGGLPPAVEPFGGTAAVYLTVSAVAGGSWLLAASTRPRRQVPAVIAGTGLLALLPVVGGAVAVGAQQGTLAVFWPAVGVVLSVAVTVLAWVGLRRLRPAAASTTGSVGLLALFAHSLDAVSTAVGVDVLGFGERTPASRLIIEFADRLPTAEALGSGWLFVVVKLVLVGGVVVLFADYIEDEPTEGYLLLGFIAAVGLGPGVHNLLLFAVTGG; encoded by the coding sequence ATGGTCTTGCTCCCCGAAGGGTTCTCGCTCCCGCCGCTGCCGTATCTGGGTGGCCTTCTCATCGCTGTCGCCGCTGTGGGCTACGGGCTCTCCCGTCGACGGCCACCGGTCACCGCCCGCCATATCCTCGCGTTCGCGCCGTGGATGGTGGTCGGCTCCTCGCTGCACGTCCTTCATGTGATCGGTGGTCTTCCGCCAGCCGTCGAGCCATTCGGCGGCACCGCGGCGGTCTATCTCACCGTCTCGGCGGTTGCCGGTGGCAGCTGGCTGCTCGCGGCCTCAACGCGTCCCCGTCGACAGGTGCCTGCTGTGATTGCTGGGACCGGCCTGCTGGCACTGCTGCCGGTGGTCGGCGGAGCAGTTGCGGTTGGGGCCCAGCAGGGGACGTTAGCCGTGTTTTGGCCCGCTGTTGGGGTGGTCCTGAGTGTTGCCGTGACGGTACTCGCGTGGGTGGGTCTGCGTCGACTCCGACCGGCGGCGGCGTCGACGACCGGCTCAGTTGGCCTCTTAGCATTGTTTGCCCACAGTCTGGATGCTGTTTCGACGGCTGTGGGTGTCGACGTGCTCGGCTTCGGCGAGCGAACCCCGGCGTCGAGACTGATTATCGAGTTTGCAGATCGGCTGCCGACCGCCGAGGCGCTTGGCAGCGGCTGGCTGTTCGTGGTGGTGAAGCTGGTGTTAGTCGGTGGCGTCGTGGTGCTGTTTGCCGACTATATCGAGGATGAACCCACCGAGGGCTATCTTCTGTTGGGATTCATTGCGGCGGTCGGTCTCGGTCCCGGGGTCCACAATCTGTTGTTGTTTGCGGTGACTGGCGGCTGA
- a CDS encoding DUF485 domain-containing protein: MNPSRVDFLVDLAYGVLIFAAIILFVVVGTNVGIAFGLGVFISYMIHVVWKMARFDPEWMTREVTETVEQTVDETVGKEVSEVINKLEAINERVDRRPRTDEIEEKVEEKIEKQTGEVEEKIEEQTGEVEAKVEEKIEKQTEEIEEKLDKTAVDGDA, from the coding sequence ATGAATCCGAGCCGTGTCGACTTCCTCGTCGACTTGGCCTACGGTGTGCTGATATTTGCGGCGATCATCCTGTTCGTCGTCGTTGGCACCAACGTCGGCATCGCATTCGGGCTTGGCGTCTTCATATCGTACATGATCCACGTCGTCTGGAAGATGGCCCGCTTCGACCCCGAGTGGATGACACGCGAAGTGACCGAGACCGTCGAGCAGACGGTCGACGAGACGGTCGGCAAGGAGGTCTCGGAGGTTATCAACAAACTCGAAGCGATCAACGAGCGGGTCGACCGGCGGCCACGAACCGACGAGATCGAGGAGAAAGTCGAGGAGAAAATCGAAAAACAGACCGGCGAAGTCGAGGAGAAAATCGAGGAACAGACCGGCGAAGTCGAAGCCAAGGTCGAAGAAAAGATCGAAAAGCAGACCGAAGAGATCGAGGAAAAACTCGACAAAACAGCCGTCGACGGCGATGCCTAA
- a CDS encoding nucleoside phosphorylase, with translation MAKQPHLLIESGDVHDLAIIPGDPGRVDRIADQCTNVEFVAENREYKLVNASYEGRKLTICSTGIGCPSAAIAIEELHAAGVETVIRCGTTGALQSDIEIGDMIVATGAAKEEGTTKRYESATYPAVPDYKVLSGLVDAAEANDEDVHVGPIVSDDAFYAESEDYVDDWEAANLLAIEMEAAAVFSLARRKGMRAGAICTVDGNLVEGTQKGADGDEELPEKAKNNVERAIAITLAAAAEL, from the coding sequence ATGGCCAAACAGCCGCATCTACTGATCGAGTCGGGCGACGTCCACGATCTGGCGATTATCCCGGGCGACCCCGGCCGCGTCGACCGGATCGCCGACCAGTGTACGAACGTCGAATTCGTCGCCGAGAATCGGGAGTATAAACTGGTTAACGCCAGCTACGAGGGCCGCAAACTGACTATCTGTTCGACCGGAATCGGCTGTCCGTCAGCAGCCATCGCCATCGAGGAACTCCACGCCGCCGGTGTCGAGACAGTCATCCGCTGTGGCACGACGGGTGCCCTCCAGTCCGACATCGAGATCGGCGACATGATCGTCGCCACCGGGGCGGCCAAAGAGGAAGGGACGACCAAGCGCTACGAGTCGGCGACCTACCCCGCGGTGCCGGACTACAAGGTGCTCAGCGGGCTTGTCGACGCCGCCGAAGCAAACGATGAGGACGTTCACGTGGGTCCTATCGTCTCCGACGATGCGTTTTATGCCGAGAGTGAAGATTACGTCGACGACTGGGAAGCAGCCAACCTGCTGGCCATCGAGATGGAGGCCGCAGCCGTCTTTTCGCTCGCGCGGCGCAAAGGGATGCGAGCCGGTGCGATCTGTACGGTCGACGGGAATCTCGTTGAGGGCACTCAAAAGGGAGCCGACGGCGACGAAGAACTCCCAGAGAAGGCGAAAAACAACGTCGAGCGTGCGATTGCGATCACGCTGGCTGCGGCTGCGGAGCTGTAG
- a CDS encoding DUF726 domain-containing protein, producing the protein MRYCITDQSSESDGSRLTRRRLLAGAGGAVAVAAGGGLYVTSELQGDFGDYSAPDSAPVVTTRGLVDPDAGSSEQSTAETEGEWAFGEAEELFLFVHGFDTGDETARDQGYAMETGLESLRAAPVVTYSWDSDIEWGPAKAMADANAAPLAEWLTDWADEDGRPVHVIGYSLGARVTGEALRVLADRDRTDAVASVSLLGGAIPNDSVGQAGRYGEAITAVDAPVTNFHNADDRVLGWVYRLSDSTQAVGQTGIVDAAAEPEGYQDVDVTERVPDHYSYFQPAEGCLPQLVDRLP; encoded by the coding sequence ATGCGATACTGTATCACGGACCAATCAAGCGAGAGCGACGGATCTCGACTGACTCGCCGTCGACTGCTGGCCGGTGCTGGGGGTGCAGTGGCAGTCGCCGCTGGCGGCGGGCTGTACGTCACCAGCGAACTCCAAGGGGATTTCGGCGACTACAGCGCACCCGACTCGGCCCCGGTCGTCACCACACGCGGACTGGTCGACCCCGATGCTGGGTCAAGCGAACAGTCGACCGCCGAAACCGAGGGAGAGTGGGCCTTCGGCGAGGCCGAGGAACTGTTTCTGTTCGTCCACGGGTTCGATACCGGCGACGAAACGGCCCGAGATCAGGGGTACGCAATGGAGACCGGTCTCGAATCGCTGCGCGCCGCGCCCGTAGTCACCTACAGTTGGGACTCGGATATCGAGTGGGGGCCCGCCAAGGCGATGGCCGACGCCAACGCCGCCCCGCTCGCAGAGTGGCTGACCGACTGGGCCGACGAGGACGGTCGACCGGTCCACGTCATCGGCTACTCGCTGGGTGCTCGCGTCACCGGCGAGGCACTGCGCGTGCTGGCCGACCGAGACCGCACCGACGCGGTGGCTTCGGTTTCGCTGCTCGGCGGCGCGATTCCGAACGACAGTGTCGGACAAGCGGGGCGATACGGCGAGGCGATCACGGCGGTCGACGCGCCGGTAACCAACTTCCACAATGCCGACGACCGGGTGTTGGGCTGGGTTTACCGGCTCTCGGACAGCACGCAGGCTGTCGGCCAGACCGGGATCGTCGACGCCGCGGCCGAACCGGAGGGCTACCAAGACGTCGACGTGACCGAACGCGTGCCGGATCACTACTCGTATTTCCAGCCCGCCGAGGGCTGTCTCCCGCAGCTGGTCGACCGACTTCCCTGA